The Primulina tabacum isolate GXHZ01 chromosome 7, ASM2559414v2, whole genome shotgun sequence genome includes a window with the following:
- the LOC142551250 gene encoding uncharacterized protein LOC142551250 produces MALSRLLQPKSSLPICIKRFSTRKVCFYSSFFSTNDSGGTPQLKNDAAAEENRDMTVEPLVNESAHTKPDIVSRASGKEKGAPWYILKDVVGSLKDKMLGNNQPQNYYAIDASTHMDCTASVVMPSSDVLVHGSGELQDSEASTKLQNDFIFTNEEVNVDHGKSCMAGEVYEEQVNETTSEVNQMLNFPQAAETEDKDAFNTKRMRMSPGISSLSSGENYCEEAARLNNSELVSKEAEFLKSDEVSSPIFLDLEVDLVSNPENSSSLQPPTISLNSTERVNVEKNEIIIDNISVDFWSEKGAFSRVFDGPKRSIRLVDLFQKKNHDQTSPEAIIEQTASEESLSDLLLKFERKRVSQFKHSSPADDLSPDAATSDSEADKFKEISLIGHENKLQKDKNVRFEGDQTSSPSKGTQNIFDLTDWDTKSVSDQIVDENFKPRSLTFTQFEHSNEPCEVDAGKLSDIKDLIDFIKLQEGIPFTSTNDNSDTGRITENPSNSNSQRPIYDDWLTASDSATEKSKLENQKINDMHFESLGGTELKATFDFLNPTMKIDEEKLRNSVSSESLNSDSQNLVDSKRLNSTDFTTVKYRIEDEERVDFDFGSLSCTELKAGMEVPSPTENVDREKLENTFLSSKESNDNRVVVKLLRKAATVEHIIETFKRCGTISNIEIVDVEGPLFKTAYIHFETRKGFQRAIGKIDMLGRHGVVTVKLAPSNKNATVLVPNLIGDPNVPTVSIKNPSRTVKIKPLTPDIRLHHIEEALSFCDSNVSGYFLGVENSVGFIEFETEIGKERALVKHSINVLGKQLAVLRIDVPRTTVVRVSYIDSIPRENIMSVCSSFGKVRVTVMRCPGILDVHYKLTEWPNMWNILNRLNGVLIEGRRLRAEPAPVFPTNVLSALWHRPKERKGVKKTALALLEKLRKNMLGTAELDSLEHLLEDKF; encoded by the exons ATGGCCCTCTCTCGTCTCCttcaacccaaatcaagcctCCCCATTTGCATAAAAA GATTTTCGACGAGAAAAGTGTGTTTTTACTCTTCGTTTTTCTCTACTAATGACAGTGGCGGGACACCTCAGTTAAAGAACGATGCTGCTGCAGAGGAGAATCGAGATATGACGGTTGAGCCACTTGTAAACGA GTCTGCTCATACAAAACCTGACATCGTATCAAGAGCATCCGGGAAGGAAAAGGGAGCACCATGGTACATTTTAAAAGATGTCGTTGGTAGCCTAAAAGATAAGATGCTTGGCAATAATCAACCACAAAATTATTATGCTATTGATGCATCAACACATATGGATTGTACAGCTTCGGTGGTCATGCCTTCTAGTGATGTTCTTGTTCATGGAAGTGGTGAACTTCAAGATTCTGAGGCTTCGACCAAACTCCAAAATGACTTTATTTTTACTAACGAAGAGGTAAACGTGGACCATGGAAAATCTTGTATGGCAGGTGAAGTTTATGAGGAGCAGGTAAATGAAACTACCTCTGAAGTAAATCAGATGCTTAATTTTCCCCAAGCTGCTGAAACTGAAGATAAGGATGCATTTAACACAAAGAGAATGCGTATGTCCCCAGGTATATCATCTCTAAGTAGTGGTGAAAACTACTGCGAGGAAGCAGCCCGATTAAATAATTCGGAACTGGTTTCCAAAGAAGCTGAATTTCTGAAATCTGACGAAGTTTCATCACCCATATTTTTGGATCTGGAAGTGGATCTGGTTTCGAATCCTGAGAATTCATCTTCTCTACAACCTCCAACAATTAGTCTGAATTCTACTGAACGCGTAAATGtggagaaaaatgaaattattattgacaatatatctgttgatttttGGTCTGAAAAAGGAGCATTCTCTAGAGTATTTGATGGTCCAAAGAGGAGTATCAGATTAGTGGATCTATTCCagaagaaaaatcatgatcaaacATCTCCTGAGGCCATAATTGAGCAAACAGCTAGCGAGGAAAGTCTGTCTGATTTGCTcttaaaatttgaaagaaaaaggGTGTCACAGTTTAAGCATTCTTCTCCCGCTGATGACTTATCGCCAGATGCAGCAACTTCTGATTCAGAGGCCGATAAGTTCAAGGAGATTTCTCTCATTGGACATGAAAACAAATTGCAAAAAGACAAAAATGTCAGGTTTGAAGGGGATCAGACCTCTTCTCCATCAAAGGGTactcaaaatatatttgatcTAACAGATTGGGACACGAAATCGGTTAGTGATCAAATAGTTGATGAAAATTTTAAGCCCAGAAGTCTGACGTTTACTCAGTTCGAACACTCAAATGAACCTTGTGAGGTAGATGCAGGAAAACTTTCCGACATAAAAGACTTGATTGACTTCATTAAATTGCAGGAGGGCATACCATTTACTTCAACCAATGATAATAGCGACACAGGTCGCATCACAGAGAACCCATCAAATTCTAATTCACAAAGACCTATCTATGATGATTGGTTGACTGCATCGGATTCGGCAACTGAAAAATCTAAGCTTGAGAatcaaaaaataaatgatatgCATTTTGAATCCCTTGGTGGTACAGAGTTAAAAGCAACCTTTGATTTTCTGAATCCGACTATGAAGATTGATGAAGAGAAATTGAGGAACAGTGTTTCGTCCGAGTCTTTAAATTCTGATTCTCAGAACTTGGTTGACAGTAAGAGGTTAAATTCAACTGATTTCACGACTGTGAAATATAGGATTGAGGATGAGGAAAGGGTAGATTTTGATTTTGGATCCCTTAGCTGCACAGAGTTAAAAGCAGGCATGGAAGTTCCAAGTCCCACAGAGAACGTTGATAGAGAAAAGTTGGAAAACACATTCTTGTCTAGCAAAGAATCAAATGACAACAGAGTTGTTGTGAAACTCCTGCGTAAAGCCGCTACCGTAGAGCATATAATAGAAACTTTTAAAAGATGCGGAACAATTTCAAATATTGAAATTGTTGATGTTGAAGGACCTTTGTTTAAAACTGCTTACATTCATTTTGAG ACAAGAAAAGGGTTTCAAAGAGCTATTGGCAAAATTGATATGCTGGGGCGACATGGAGTTGTAACAGTGAAATTAGCCCCCTCAAATAAGAACGCGACAGTTCTCGTTCCGAATTTGATCGGTGACCCTAATGTTCCGACTGTATCAATAAAAAATCCTTCCCGGACAGTAAAAATAAAACCTTTGACCCCTGACATAAGATTACATCATATTGAAGAAGCTTTGTCCTTCTGTGATAGCAACGTATCCGGATATTTCTTGGGTGTCGAAAATTCTGTTGGTTTTATTGAATTCGAG ACAGAAATTGGCAAAGAAAGGGCGCTTGTGAAACATTCTATCAATGTGTTAGGAAAGCAGTTGGCCGTGCTAAGAATCGATGTCCCAAGAACAACAGTTGTGAGGGTTTCGTACATAGATTCCATTCCACGCGAGAATATCATGTCAGTATGCAGCTCATTTGGAAAAGTAAGGGTTACAGTTATGAGATGTCCGGGAATTCTTGACGTGCACTACAAACTTACTGAATGGCCAAACATGTGGAATATACTAAACAG ATTGAATGGTGTCCTGATAGAAGGTAGGCGATTGAGAGCTGAGCCTGCTCCCGTCTTTCCCACCAACGTACTGTCAGCTCTGTGGCATCGACCAAAAGAAAGGAAGGGTGTGAAAAAAACAGCATTGGCTTTGTTGGAGAAACTCAGGAAGAATATGCTAGGGACGGCTGAATTAGATTCTCTAGAACACCTCTTGGAGGATAAATTTTAA
- the LOC142550675 gene encoding uncharacterized protein LOC142550675, with amino-acid sequence MAPGNTSEWPRPNVQSAIDDPMSPYFLHHSDNPGLILVSQSLTGDNYSSWSRAMKIALSVKNKIGFVDGTILKPSEADSNLSNFLTRNNNIVISWILNSVSKEISASVLFSESAADIWEDLKERFQQSNGPRIFQLRRDLINLRQEQQSVSVYFTKLKALWQESNNFCPVCNYGRCNCEGVKKMDAHSHMDYVMTFLMGLNDSFAQIRSQVLLLDPIPPINRVFSLVVQEERQRSIGSQYTSHSSAGDMAFALKSDQQQRQIHARGPARFHRERPFCTKCNVNGHTVDTCDKIHGYPPGYKSRGNAPTRPNVVTANQISGPHDPSDKANINGGSYQNLFQNFNTEQLNQLRMMFDQHLASNDKGNAHTNDSSNVHTSGICLSTYISTDLSSPSSWIVDSGASRHICSDAYLFKSLQPAIGSMVTLPNHTTIDVKFCGDIKLGDSLTLEDVMFIPDFKFNLLSVSSLLASTKSMISSMIIHSSFKK; translated from the coding sequence ATGGCTCCTGGAAATACATCCGAATGGCCTCGCCCAAATGTTCAGTCTGCCATTGATGACCCTATGAGTCCATACTTCTTGCATCATTCAGATAATCCAGGCCTCATATTGGTATCACAATCACTTACGGGAGATAATTACTCTTCATGGAGCAGAGCAATGAAGATTGCCCTTTCTGTCAAAAACAAAATCGGTTTTGTTGACGGAACGATTCTCAAACCTTCAGAGGCAGATTCAAATCTTAGCAATTTTTTGACTAGAAATAACAATATTGTAATCTCTTGGATCTTGAATTCTGTATCCAAAGAAATCTCTGCAAGTGTTCTTTTCTCGGAATCAGCTGCTGACATTTGGGAAGATCTCAAAGAAAGATTTCAACAAAGCAACGGGCCCAGAATTTTTCAGTTGAGACGTGATCTAATAAATTTGCGTCAAGAACAACAATCGGTAAGTGTCTACTTCACGAAGCTTAAAGCTCTTTGGCAAGAATCGAATAATTTCTGTCCCGTATGCAATTATGGTAGATGTAACTGTGAAGGGGTTAAGAAAATGGATGCACATTCTCATATGGATTACGTAATGACCTTTCTCATGGGTCTTAATGATTCCTTTGCTCAAATAAGAAGTCAAGTTTTACTCCTCGATCCCATTCCTCCTATCAATCGAGTTTTCTCATTGGTAGTTCAAGAAGAACGTCAAAGGTCAATTGGATCTCAGTACACGTCCCATAGCTCTGCAGGAGACATGGCGTTTGCACTAAAGAGTGATCAGCAACAGAGACAAATTCATGCAAGAGGGCCAGCACGATTTCATCGAGAAAGACCCTTCTGCACTAAGTGCAATGTCAATGGTCATACCGTGGACACATGCGATAAAATCCATGGGTATCCCCCAGGATACAAGTCTAGAGGAAACGCCCCTACTCGACCAAATGTAGTCACTGCTAACCAAATCTCTGGACCACATGACCCTTCTGATAAGGCAAATATCAATGGTGGTTCATATCAGAATTTGTTCCAGAATTTTAACACAGAACAATTGAACCAGTTAAGAATGATGTTTGATCAACATCTTGCCTCGAATGATAAGGGTAATGCTCATACAAATGACTCAAGCAATGTTCACACTTCAGGTATTTGCTTGTCTACATATATTTCTACTGATTTATCATCTCCATCATCTTGGATTGTTGATTCCGGAGCATCCAGACACATCTGTTCCGATGCATACTTGTTTAAATCACTCCAACCAGCTATTGGTTCTATGGTTACTCTGCCCAATCACACAACCATCGACGTTAAGTTTTGCGGTGATATTAAGCTTGGTGATTCTTTAACTCTAGAAGATGTTATGTTTATACCAGATTTTAAGTTCAATCTGCTATCTGTCAGTTCACTTCTTGCTAGCACTAAGTCGATGATCAGTTCTATGATAATTCATTCATCATTCAAGAAGTAA